The following coding sequences are from one Planctomonas sp. JC2975 window:
- a CDS encoding folliculin domain-containing protein, protein MAHDAASVLHIDAPTLIGDAPPMFFFDDPFGNVLAYIQED, encoded by the coding sequence TTGGCACACGACGCGGCCAGTGTGCTCCACATCGACGCACCGACCTTGATCGGCGATGCCCCCCCGATGTTCTTCTTCGACGATCCCTTCGGCAACGTTCTCGCATATATCCAGGAAGACTGA